Proteins encoded together in one Variovorax paradoxus EPS window:
- a CDS encoding substrate-binding domain-containing protein: MIRRHLVALAALSACAAAAPAWAQSNEIRIAHIYSKTGPLEAYGKQTQTGFAMGLDYATGGTMTVNGKKLVVIEKDDQGKPDLGKSLLAAAYSDDKAALAVGPTASGVALAMLPVAEEYKKILLVEPAVADSITGDKWNKYIFRTGRNSSQDAISNAVAVDKAGVTVATLAQDNAFGRDGVKAFGAALKKAKLVHEEYLPPATTDFTAGAQRLIDKLKDQPGRKIIWIVWAGAGNPFKIVDLDLKRYNIEIATGGNILPAMAAYKALPGMEGAAYYYFGIPKNPVNEAMVSAHYKQFKTPPDFFTAGGFSAAMAVVTALKKTGGDTNTNKLISTMEGMSFDTPKGKMTFRKEDHQAMQSMYHFKIKVDPAFAWGVPELVHEIKPEEMDIPIKNKR; this comes from the coding sequence ATGATCCGTCGCCACCTCGTCGCGCTGGCCGCGCTTTCCGCCTGCGCCGCGGCCGCCCCCGCCTGGGCCCAGTCCAACGAAATCCGCATCGCCCACATCTACAGCAAGACCGGCCCGCTGGAGGCCTACGGCAAGCAGACCCAGACCGGCTTCGCGATGGGCCTGGACTACGCCACCGGCGGCACGATGACGGTCAACGGCAAGAAGCTCGTGGTCATCGAGAAGGACGACCAGGGCAAGCCGGACCTCGGCAAGTCGCTGCTCGCCGCCGCGTATTCGGATGACAAGGCCGCGCTGGCCGTCGGCCCGACCGCTTCGGGCGTCGCGCTCGCGATGCTGCCGGTGGCCGAGGAATACAAGAAGATCCTGCTGGTCGAGCCGGCCGTGGCCGACTCGATCACCGGCGACAAGTGGAACAAGTACATCTTCCGCACCGGCCGCAATTCGAGCCAGGACGCGATCTCCAATGCGGTGGCGGTCGACAAGGCCGGCGTCACCGTCGCCACGCTCGCGCAGGACAACGCCTTCGGCCGCGACGGAGTGAAGGCCTTCGGTGCCGCGCTCAAGAAAGCGAAGCTGGTGCACGAGGAGTACCTGCCGCCCGCGACCACCGACTTCACCGCCGGTGCGCAGCGCCTGATCGACAAGCTGAAGGATCAGCCGGGCCGCAAGATCATCTGGATCGTCTGGGCCGGCGCGGGCAACCCGTTCAAGATCGTCGACCTCGACTTGAAGCGCTACAACATCGAGATCGCCACCGGCGGCAACATCCTGCCGGCCATGGCCGCGTACAAGGCGCTGCCGGGCATGGAGGGCGCCGCGTACTACTACTTCGGCATCCCGAAGAACCCGGTGAACGAAGCGATGGTGTCGGCGCACTACAAGCAGTTCAAGACGCCGCCGGACTTCTTCACCGCCGGCGGTTTCTCGGCGGCGATGGCGGTGGTGACGGCGCTCAAGAAGACGGGCGGCGACACCAACACCAACAAGCTCATCAGCACGATGGAAGGCATGAGCTTCGACACGCCCAAGGGCAAGATGACCTTCCGCAAGGAAGACCATCAGGCGATGCAGTCGATGTACCACTTCAAGATCAAGGTCGACCCGGCGTTCGCCTGGGGCGTGCCCGAACTGGTCCATGAGATCAAGCCTGAGGAAATGGACATCCCGATCAAGAACAAGCGCTGA
- a CDS encoding sigma-54 interaction domain-containing protein produces MPAPPALPLDAEGILALAARSMFHLFSSISQGMFLVDSSGRIVWVNEGYRRFLPALGFSSIDEFMGHMVEDVIPNTQMRRVLETGEPILVDLLTNKAGTFVVSRIPLRAESDGPESGAGDVIGAIGIVLFDQPETTLQPLISKFALLQRDLDDARRELASQRNNPLYQHAPDGQRRSKYTFASFIGSSPAAVEVKRHARRAAQSTSPVLLLGETGTGKELLAHAIHASSARAKGMFVSVNIAAVPDTLLEAEFFGFAPGAFTGADRRGREGKFKLADGGSLFLDEIGDMPLGLQAKLLRALQEGEIEPLGSNKLVPFDARVITATSRDLPELVRRGLFREDLYYRLNVLPLRVPPLRERRSDIPALVEALGEDMALRSGEAPPELTPDALALLAGQHWRGNIRELRNVLEQVTMRSDSQRIDAVQLERILREAGLEQIELPDLSHANGDEEAALLRPLAQQVAELERKAIAAAMASTGGNKLATSRLLGISRATLYERMTSQGQSS; encoded by the coding sequence ATGCCTGCTCCCCCCGCCTTGCCCCTCGATGCCGAAGGCATCCTCGCGCTCGCCGCGCGCTCGATGTTCCATCTGTTCTCCAGCATCAGCCAGGGCATGTTCCTGGTCGACAGCAGCGGGCGCATCGTGTGGGTCAACGAGGGCTACCGGCGCTTCCTGCCGGCGCTGGGTTTTTCGTCCATCGACGAATTCATGGGGCACATGGTCGAGGACGTGATCCCCAACACGCAGATGCGCCGCGTGCTCGAAACCGGCGAGCCGATCCTTGTGGACCTGCTCACCAACAAGGCGGGCACCTTCGTGGTCAGCCGCATTCCGCTGCGTGCAGAGAGCGACGGTCCCGAAAGCGGCGCGGGCGATGTGATCGGCGCCATCGGCATCGTGCTGTTCGACCAGCCCGAGACCACGCTGCAGCCGCTCATCAGCAAGTTCGCGCTGCTGCAGCGCGACCTCGACGACGCGCGGCGCGAGCTCGCCAGCCAGCGCAACAACCCGCTCTACCAGCACGCGCCCGACGGCCAGCGGCGCTCCAAGTACACCTTCGCGAGCTTCATCGGCAGCAGCCCAGCCGCGGTGGAAGTGAAGCGCCATGCGCGCCGCGCGGCGCAGTCGACCAGCCCGGTGCTGCTGCTGGGCGAGACCGGCACCGGCAAGGAACTGCTGGCGCATGCAATTCACGCGTCGTCGGCGCGGGCCAAGGGCATGTTCGTCAGCGTCAACATCGCGGCCGTGCCCGACACGTTGCTCGAAGCCGAGTTCTTCGGCTTCGCACCCGGCGCCTTCACCGGCGCCGACAGGCGAGGGCGCGAAGGCAAGTTCAAGCTGGCCGACGGCGGCAGCCTTTTTCTCGACGAGATCGGCGACATGCCGCTCGGCCTGCAGGCCAAGCTGCTGCGCGCGTTGCAGGAGGGCGAGATCGAGCCGCTCGGCTCCAACAAGCTCGTGCCCTTCGATGCGCGCGTGATCACCGCCACCTCGCGCGACCTGCCTGAGCTGGTGAGGCGTGGCCTGTTCCGCGAAGACCTTTATTACCGCCTCAACGTGCTGCCCTTGCGCGTGCCGCCGCTGCGGGAGCGGCGCAGCGACATCCCCGCGCTGGTCGAGGCGCTGGGCGAAGACATGGCGCTGCGCAGCGGCGAGGCGCCGCCCGAACTCACGCCCGATGCGCTCGCGCTGCTCGCCGGCCAGCACTGGCGCGGCAACATCCGCGAACTGCGCAACGTGCTGGAGCAGGTGACGATGCGCAGCGATTCGCAACGCATCGATGCCGTGCAGCTCGAACGCATCCTGCGGGAAGCGGGGCTGGAGCAGATCGAGCTGCCCGACCTGTCGCATGCGAATGGCGACGAAGAAGCCGCGCTGCTGCGGCCGCTGGCGCAGCAAGTCGCCGAGCTGGAGCGCAAGGCTATCGCGGCCGCCATGGCCAGCACGGGCGGAAACAAGCTTGCGACCTCGCGGCTGCTCGGCATTTCGCGTGCGACCTTGTACGAGCGCATGACGAGCCAGGGGCAATCGTCATGA
- a CDS encoding TetR/AcrR family transcriptional regulator: protein MPGMNARDPIISTPPRAPRAPRADGAEARHRLLHTALRLFAQKGFAKTSTREIAREAGVNISAISYYFSDKNGLYGACFTEPMGGDSDDLVAIFSTPDLTLEEALRICFTSVIEPLKQGEIVRQCIQLHMREMLEPTSQWAKEIERDIKGPHRAIVELLCRHLKLERADDDIHRLTFAITGLSMQLYVNQDFIEAVRPSLLRTPRSIDTWANRLTVYALALVQAEAARRQALTADEKAAATAPAASPARAARKKT from the coding sequence ATGCCGGGCATGAACGCGAGGGATCCCATCATTTCCACGCCGCCTCGTGCGCCCCGTGCACCGCGCGCCGATGGCGCCGAGGCGCGCCATCGGCTGCTGCACACCGCGCTGCGGCTCTTCGCGCAAAAGGGTTTCGCCAAGACCTCCACCCGCGAGATCGCCCGCGAGGCCGGGGTCAACATCTCGGCCATCAGCTACTACTTCAGCGACAAGAACGGCCTGTACGGTGCCTGCTTCACCGAGCCGATGGGCGGCGACTCCGACGACCTGGTGGCGATCTTCAGCACGCCCGACCTCACGCTCGAAGAGGCGCTGCGCATCTGCTTCACCTCGGTGATCGAGCCGCTGAAACAGGGCGAGATCGTGCGGCAGTGCATCCAGCTGCACATGCGCGAGATGCTGGAGCCGACCAGCCAGTGGGCCAAGGAGATCGAGCGCGACATCAAGGGCCCGCACCGCGCCATCGTCGAGCTGCTGTGCCGCCACCTGAAGCTGGAGCGCGCCGACGACGACATCCACCGCCTGACCTTTGCGATCACGGGGCTGTCGATGCAGCTCTATGTGAACCAGGATTTCATCGAGGCGGTGCGCCCGTCGCTCCTGCGCACGCCGCGCAGCATCGACACCTGGGCCAACCGGCTCACCGTCTACGCGCTGGCGCTGGTGCAGGCCGAAGCCGCGCGCCGGCAGGCCCTGACCGCCGACGAGAAAGCCGCAGCAACCGCGCCTGCCGCCTCCCCGGCACGCGCCGCGAGAAAGAAGACATGA
- a CDS encoding efflux transporter outer membrane subunit has product MRRLRPIASLCLPLALSLALVGCGLTRPPAKVEAPFPPQWNAPLPHGGSLASLADWWRQLDDPLLVELIAAAENASPNLASAAARVAEARSTRVQAGAALLPSLDGTASASRGVSGSSFSGGGASSSSSGSSSAAAATAPLTTLQAGLQSKWEIDLFGRLRADRDSAQQKLDSATAKWHDARVAVAAETANAYFAERACRQQLRVSESDAKSRSETSRLTDLSAGAGFTAPADAALARASASDASGRLTQQRAQCAIQRKALVALSGIDEPTLAQKLAVSHTQRALVVMGGIESVPAQALSQRPDVYAAELAVASASADVGSAEAERYPKLSISGSIGRTQIRTSGFRESLETWTVGPVSLTVPLFDFGARTANTNAAKARYAEAVSLYRANVRQAVREVEEALVNLDATEARTTDADSAVKNYQASFDATQARYSSGLASLFELEDSRRTLFAAQTARVTLQRERAEAWVSLYRSMGGGWNRTDSSASSSMTSSSTSTVATSP; this is encoded by the coding sequence ATGAGACGACTCCGACCGATTGCCTCCCTCTGCCTCCCCCTGGCGCTGAGCCTCGCCCTCGTGGGCTGCGGCCTCACACGCCCGCCGGCCAAGGTCGAGGCGCCCTTCCCTCCGCAATGGAATGCGCCCCTGCCCCATGGCGGCTCGCTCGCATCGCTGGCCGACTGGTGGCGCCAGCTCGACGATCCGCTGCTGGTCGAGTTGATCGCCGCGGCCGAAAACGCCAGCCCCAACCTCGCGAGCGCCGCGGCGCGCGTGGCCGAGGCGCGCTCCACGCGCGTGCAGGCCGGCGCGGCGCTGCTGCCCAGCCTGGACGGCACGGCGTCGGCGAGTCGGGGCGTCTCGGGCTCGTCCTTCAGTGGGGGCGGCGCGAGTTCTTCTTCATCCGGCAGCAGCTCTGCCGCAGCGGCCACGGCACCGCTCACCACGCTGCAGGCCGGCCTGCAATCGAAGTGGGAAATCGACCTCTTCGGCCGCCTGCGCGCCGACCGCGATTCGGCCCAGCAGAAGCTCGACAGCGCGACCGCCAAATGGCACGACGCGCGCGTGGCTGTCGCGGCCGAAACCGCCAACGCCTATTTCGCCGAGCGCGCCTGCCGGCAGCAACTGCGCGTGTCCGAATCCGATGCCAAGTCGCGCAGCGAAACCTCGCGGCTCACCGACCTGTCGGCCGGCGCCGGCTTCACCGCACCGGCCGACGCGGCCCTCGCCCGCGCCAGCGCCTCGGACGCTTCGGGCCGCCTCACGCAGCAGCGCGCGCAGTGCGCGATCCAGCGCAAGGCGCTGGTGGCGCTCAGCGGCATCGACGAACCCACGCTCGCGCAGAAGCTCGCCGTCTCGCACACGCAGCGCGCGCTGGTGGTGATGGGCGGCATCGAGAGCGTGCCGGCGCAGGCGCTGTCGCAGCGGCCCGATGTGTACGCGGCCGAACTCGCCGTGGCATCGGCCAGCGCCGATGTGGGCTCGGCGGAGGCCGAGCGCTATCCCAAGCTCAGCATTTCGGGTTCGATCGGCCGCACGCAGATCCGCACCAGCGGTTTTCGCGAGTCGCTGGAGACCTGGACGGTCGGGCCGGTGTCGCTCACCGTGCCGCTGTTCGACTTCGGCGCGCGCACGGCCAACACCAATGCGGCCAAGGCGCGCTACGCCGAGGCCGTGTCGCTCTACCGCGCGAACGTGCGGCAGGCGGTGCGCGAGGTCGAAGAAGCGCTCGTCAACCTCGACGCCACCGAAGCCCGCACCACCGATGCCGACAGCGCGGTGAAGAACTACCAGGCCTCCTTCGACGCCACGCAGGCGCGCTACAGCAGCGGCCTGGCCAGCCTGTTCGAGCTGGAAGACTCGCGCCGCACCCTCTTCGCCGCGCAGACCGCGCGCGTCACGCTGCAGCGCGAACGCGCCGAAGCCTGGGTTTCGCTGTACCGCTCGATGGGCGGCGGCTGGAACCGGACCGACTCGTCAGCGTCCTCGTCAATGACCTCTTCCTCGACCTCTACGGTTGCGACGTCACCATGA
- a CDS encoding efflux RND transporter periplasmic adaptor subunit: MKTMKRSTLVIALLALVIVVIAAVWLVRSKPSGTPAEQAAAAKAKDAKDGAPGPKPALTVTVAKPEATELTVTLAANGNVAAWQEAVVGSESNGLRLAEVRVNVGDVVKKGQVLAVFSPETVQADIAQSRASLAEARATAADAAGNAARARTLQATGALSQQQINQYQTTEQTAKARVEAAEAVLAAQQVRGRNTQVLAPDDGVISARTATVGSVVAAGTELFRLIRQGRLEWRAEVTSAELARIAVGTPAFVVSASGAQVRGKVRSIAPTVDPQTRAALVYVDLPTVLQNTGVKAGMFARGDFDLGRSSAPTVPQASIVPRDGFNNVFVLQPDNRVSQIKVQIGRRLNDRIEITSALPEGAQVVVQGAGFLNDGDLVRVVAATPPAAAPALAPAAAQPAKPAASAAVAK; encoded by the coding sequence ATGAAAACAATGAAGCGTTCCACCCTCGTCATCGCGCTGCTGGCGCTCGTCATCGTTGTCATCGCGGCCGTGTGGCTCGTGCGCAGCAAGCCCTCGGGCACGCCCGCCGAGCAGGCCGCGGCGGCCAAGGCCAAGGACGCCAAGGACGGCGCGCCAGGCCCCAAGCCCGCGCTCACCGTCACCGTCGCCAAGCCCGAAGCCACCGAACTGACCGTCACGCTCGCGGCCAACGGCAACGTGGCCGCCTGGCAGGAGGCCGTGGTCGGCTCCGAGTCCAATGGCCTGCGGCTCGCCGAGGTGCGGGTGAACGTGGGCGACGTGGTCAAGAAGGGCCAGGTGCTCGCGGTCTTCTCGCCCGAGACGGTGCAGGCCGACATCGCGCAATCGCGCGCCTCGCTGGCCGAAGCCCGCGCCACCGCGGCCGATGCCGCCGGCAACGCCGCGCGAGCCCGCACGCTGCAGGCCACCGGCGCGCTGAGCCAGCAGCAGATCAACCAGTACCAGACGACCGAGCAGACCGCCAAGGCGCGCGTCGAAGCCGCCGAGGCCGTGCTGGCCGCGCAGCAGGTGCGCGGGCGCAACACGCAGGTGCTGGCGCCCGACGACGGCGTGATTTCCGCGCGCACCGCCACGGTCGGCAGCGTGGTCGCGGCCGGCACCGAACTGTTCCGCCTGATCCGCCAGGGCCGCCTCGAATGGCGCGCCGAAGTCACCTCGGCCGAGCTCGCCCGCATCGCGGTCGGCACGCCCGCCTTCGTGGTCAGCGCCAGCGGCGCGCAGGTGCGCGGCAAGGTGCGCAGCATCGCGCCGACGGTCGATCCGCAGACGCGCGCCGCGCTGGTCTACGTCGACTTGCCCACGGTGCTGCAGAACACGGGCGTGAAGGCCGGCATGTTCGCGCGCGGCGACTTCGACCTCGGCCGCAGCTCGGCGCCCACGGTGCCGCAGGCCTCCATCGTTCCGCGCGACGGCTTCAACAACGTGTTCGTGCTCCAGCCCGACAACCGCGTGTCGCAGATCAAGGTGCAGATCGGTCGCAGGTTGAACGACCGCATCGAGATCACCAGCGCGCTGCCCGAGGGCGCGCAGGTCGTCGTGCAGGGTGCCGGCTTCCTGAACGACGGCGACCTGGTGCGCGTGGTGGCGGCAACGCCGCCGGCTGCGGCCCCTGCCCTGGCACCGGCGGCAGCCCAGCCGGCGAAGCCCGCGGCCTCCGCCGCGGTCGCCAAGTAA
- a CDS encoding efflux RND transporter permease subunit gives MNVSAWSIRNPIPAVMLFVLLTFGGLLSFNAMKVQNFPDIDLPTVTVSALLPGAAPSQLETDVARKLENSIATVQGLKHITTKVQDGAATLIVEFRLEKPVQEAVDDVRSAVQRVRADLPADVRDPVVTKLDLAGQPVLAFTIASTQMDAEALSWYVDNDVTKKLLALPGVGAVNRVGGVTRQVHIDLDPGKLQALGASAADISRQLRQVQVESAGGRFDLGGSEQPVRTLATVQSADQLNDIQIVLSDGRRVRLDQVARISDTIAEPRSGALLNGKPVVGFEVARSRGASEVEVGHAIQKALGEMRAQRPDIELTEAFNFVDPVEEEYNGSLHLLYEGAILAVIVVWLFLRDWRATFVSAVALPMSVIPAFIGMFVLGFSVNVISLLALSLVVGILVDDAIVEVENIVRHLRMGKTPYQAAMEAADEIGLAVIATTFTLIAVFLPTAFMSGVAGKFFKQFGWTASLAVFASLVVARVLTPMMAAYILKPIVGEEKEPGWLRWYMRAVEWSTHNRFKTMVLATLFFFGSLAMIPLLKTGFIPPDDNSQTQIYLSLAPGSTLAQTTAAAEETRNRVMKIDHVKSVYTTVAGGSAGGDPFASFGTPETRKATLTIKLDERGDRPRKQVIENQIRTALETLPGVRSTVGLGGSGEKYILALTGEDPVALATAASAVEKDLRTIAGLGNITSTASLIRPEIAVRPDFARAADLGVTSAAIAETLRVATLGDYDQSLAKLNLAQRQVPIVVKLEDSARKDLDLLGRLSVPGARGPVMLSQVASLTMEGGPAVIDRYDRSRNVNFEIELSSVGLGDAKTAVMALPSIQKLPPGVRVTEVGDAEVMTELFASFGLAMLTGVLCIYIVLVLLFKDFLHPVTILCALPLALGGAFVGLLIGQKALSMPSLIGLIMLMGIATKNSILLVEYAIVARRDHGMSRWDALRDACHKRARPIIMTTLAMGAGMLPIAVGFGAADSSFRSPMAMAVIGGLITSTVLSLLVVPAVFTYIDDIEHWIRRTVRRLRGQPADPHIDDDLRENPADDGGTPARTSA, from the coding sequence ATGAACGTTTCCGCCTGGTCCATACGCAACCCGATTCCGGCGGTGATGCTGTTCGTGCTGCTCACCTTCGGTGGGCTGCTGTCGTTCAACGCGATGAAGGTGCAGAACTTTCCGGACATCGACCTGCCGACCGTCACGGTCTCGGCGTTGCTGCCCGGTGCCGCGCCTTCGCAGCTTGAAACCGACGTCGCGCGCAAGCTCGAGAACTCCATCGCCACCGTGCAGGGCCTGAAGCACATCACCACCAAGGTGCAGGACGGCGCCGCCACGCTGATCGTCGAGTTCCGCCTCGAAAAGCCCGTGCAGGAAGCCGTGGACGACGTGCGCTCCGCGGTGCAGCGCGTGCGCGCCGACCTGCCCGCCGACGTGCGCGACCCGGTGGTCACCAAGCTCGACCTGGCGGGCCAGCCGGTGCTGGCCTTCACCATCGCCTCGACGCAGATGGACGCCGAGGCACTGAGCTGGTACGTGGACAACGACGTCACCAAGAAGCTGCTCGCGCTGCCCGGCGTGGGCGCGGTGAACCGCGTGGGCGGCGTCACGCGCCAGGTGCACATCGACCTGGACCCCGGCAAGCTGCAGGCGCTGGGCGCCTCGGCCGCCGACATCTCGCGCCAGCTGCGCCAGGTGCAGGTGGAAAGCGCGGGTGGCCGCTTCGACCTGGGCGGCAGCGAACAGCCGGTGCGCACGCTCGCCACCGTGCAGTCGGCCGACCAGTTGAACGACATCCAGATCGTGCTGTCCGACGGCCGTCGCGTGCGGCTCGATCAGGTGGCGCGCATCAGCGACACCATCGCCGAGCCGCGCTCGGGCGCCTTGCTCAACGGCAAGCCGGTGGTGGGCTTCGAGGTGGCCCGCAGCCGCGGCGCCAGCGAAGTGGAAGTGGGCCACGCGATACAGAAGGCGTTGGGCGAGATGCGTGCGCAGCGCCCCGACATCGAGCTGACCGAAGCCTTCAACTTCGTCGACCCGGTGGAAGAGGAATACAACGGCTCGCTGCACCTGCTGTACGAAGGCGCCATCCTGGCGGTGATCGTGGTGTGGCTCTTCTTGCGCGACTGGCGCGCGACTTTTGTCTCGGCCGTGGCGCTGCCGATGTCGGTGATCCCGGCGTTCATCGGCATGTTCGTGCTGGGCTTCTCGGTCAACGTCATCTCGCTGCTCGCGCTCTCGCTGGTGGTCGGGATATTGGTGGACGACGCGATCGTGGAGGTCGAGAACATCGTGCGGCACCTGCGCATGGGCAAGACGCCCTACCAGGCAGCGATGGAGGCGGCCGACGAAATCGGCCTGGCGGTGATCGCCACCACCTTCACGCTGATCGCGGTGTTCCTGCCCACGGCCTTCATGAGCGGCGTGGCCGGCAAGTTCTTCAAGCAGTTCGGCTGGACGGCCTCGCTCGCGGTGTTCGCCTCGCTGGTGGTCGCGCGGGTGCTCACGCCGATGATGGCGGCCTACATCCTGAAGCCCATCGTCGGTGAAGAAAAAGAGCCCGGCTGGCTGCGCTGGTACATGCGCGCCGTGGAATGGAGCACCCACAACCGCTTCAAGACGATGGTGCTGGCCACCCTCTTCTTCTTCGGCTCGCTCGCGATGATCCCGCTGCTCAAGACCGGCTTCATTCCGCCGGATGACAACTCGCAGACGCAGATCTACCTGTCGCTCGCGCCGGGTTCCACGCTCGCGCAGACCACGGCCGCGGCCGAGGAAACGCGCAACCGCGTGATGAAGATCGACCACGTGAAGAGCGTCTACACGACGGTGGCCGGCGGCAGCGCGGGCGGCGATCCGTTCGCGAGCTTCGGCACGCCCGAGACGCGCAAGGCCACGCTCACCATCAAGCTGGACGAGCGCGGCGACCGGCCGCGCAAGCAGGTGATCGAGAACCAGATTCGCACCGCCCTGGAAACCCTGCCCGGCGTGCGCAGCACCGTGGGCCTGGGCGGCTCGGGCGAGAAGTACATCCTGGCGCTCACCGGCGAAGACCCGGTGGCGCTGGCAACCGCCGCCAGCGCGGTCGAAAAAGACCTGCGCACCATCGCGGGCCTGGGCAACATCACCTCCACCGCGAGCCTGATCCGCCCCGAGATCGCCGTGCGCCCCGACTTCGCGCGCGCCGCCGACCTGGGCGTGACCAGCGCCGCCATTGCCGAGACGCTGCGCGTGGCCACGCTGGGCGACTACGACCAGTCGCTCGCCAAGCTCAACCTCGCGCAGCGGCAGGTGCCGATCGTGGTGAAGCTGGAAGACTCGGCGCGCAAGGACCTCGACCTGCTCGGCCGCCTCTCGGTGCCCGGCGCACGCGGCCCCGTCATGCTGAGCCAGGTGGCCTCGCTCACGATGGAAGGCGGCCCGGCCGTCATCGACCGTTACGACCGATCGCGCAACGTCAACTTCGAGATCGAACTCTCCAGCGTGGGCCTGGGCGATGCGAAGACCGCGGTGATGGCGCTGCCCTCGATCCAGAAGCTGCCGCCCGGCGTGCGCGTGACCGAAGTGGGCGATGCGGAAGTGATGACCGAGCTCTTCGCAAGCTTCGGCCTCGCGATGCTCACCGGCGTGCTGTGCATCTACATCGTGCTGGTGCTGCTCTTCAAGGATTTCCTGCACCCGGTGACCATCCTGTGCGCGCTGCCGCTCGCGCTGGGCGGCGCGTTCGTGGGCTTGCTGATCGGGCAGAAGGCGCTGTCGATGCCCTCGCTGATCGGACTCATCATGCTGATGGGCATCGCGACGAAGAACTCGATCCTGCTGGTGGAGTACGCCATCGTGGCGCGCCGCGACCACGGCATGAGCCGCTGGGACGCGCTGCGCGACGCCTGCCACAAGCGGGCGCGGCCCATCATCATGACCACGCTCGCCATGGGCGCCGGCATGCTGCCGATCGCCGTGGGCTTCGGCGCCGCAGACTCCAGCTTCCGCTCGCCGATGGCGATGGCGGTGATCGGCGGGCTGATCACCTCGACGGTGCTGAGCCTCTTGGTGGTGCCGGCGGTGTTCACCTACATCGACGACATCGAGCACTGGATACGGCGCACCGTGCGCAGGCTGCGTGGGCAGCCGGCCGATCCGCACATCGACGACGACCTGCGAGAAAACCCGGCCGACGACGGCGGCACACCGGCTCGGACCAGCGCCTGA